The following are from one region of the Microbacterium paraoxydans genome:
- the phnE gene encoding phosphonate ABC transporter, permease protein PhnE translates to MTAVGTSTRGASTGSAPQGASTGSATQGRASVAERAPKRPLSAERIAAGLTLVVLVVLGILAVRDVGISIPAMVQSWGNAENFLARVGGLSFPAPADLAWLIALTVGLVLVGTLLAAVLSVPIAYLAAANTTPGAGWRAAARFLGVLTRALPDVVLAMAFVLMFSLGTLPGILAIGIHSIGMISKMFADAIEQIDEGPRLAIRAAGGSKLQEFTAGILPQVLPSWVATVLHRNDINLRGSVVLGYVGVAGLGLEMSYAFKALNYGKGLGIALVIFVLCIVMEIVSSTVRGAMLGEQKHTRSWMDRIVHPRLRRRSHAPAEGRPAWAVSPEAAVRRPWTAQRMRHTAAGIVTILVVVGSVVVSQITWSDLFTFWAKLPDVAARFWPPSFGSYDTVAMLEAMRETVAIALAATVLTLLPSLLLGSFAARNVAPHAAGRGTARLLLVGIRGIPELILAIVLVVITGLGAQAGVIALAIGGIGLLGKLIADSFEEVDRGPERALRAVGATRMQTYTSATLTQGTRALIGHSFYMLDTNIRAATILGIVGGGGVGYYLLNASQGSRYETVTAIVLMILVTVLAVEGLAMWMRKVFR, encoded by the coding sequence ATGACAGCGGTGGGGACCTCGACACGGGGCGCTTCGACGGGCTCAGCGCCCCAGGGTGCTTCGACAGGCTCAGCGACCCAGGGACGGGCAAGCGTCGCGGAGCGGGCGCCGAAGCGGCCGCTCTCGGCCGAGCGCATCGCTGCCGGCCTCACGCTCGTCGTCCTCGTCGTGCTCGGCATCCTGGCGGTGCGCGACGTGGGTATCTCGATCCCCGCGATGGTGCAGAGCTGGGGCAACGCCGAGAACTTCCTCGCCAGGGTCGGCGGACTCTCCTTCCCCGCGCCGGCCGACCTCGCCTGGCTCATCGCCCTGACCGTCGGCCTCGTGCTCGTCGGCACGCTGTTGGCGGCCGTGCTCTCCGTGCCCATCGCCTATCTCGCCGCCGCCAACACCACGCCGGGCGCAGGCTGGCGCGCGGCCGCCCGATTCCTCGGCGTCCTCACCCGCGCGCTGCCGGACGTCGTGCTGGCCATGGCGTTCGTGCTCATGTTCTCGCTCGGCACGCTGCCCGGCATCCTCGCGATCGGCATCCACTCGATCGGCATGATCTCCAAGATGTTCGCGGACGCCATCGAGCAGATCGACGAAGGGCCCCGTCTCGCGATCCGTGCCGCCGGTGGCTCGAAGCTCCAGGAGTTCACCGCCGGCATCCTCCCGCAGGTGCTGCCGAGCTGGGTGGCGACCGTGCTGCACCGCAACGACATCAACCTGCGCGGGAGCGTCGTACTCGGCTACGTGGGCGTCGCCGGCCTCGGGCTCGAGATGTCGTACGCGTTCAAGGCGCTGAACTACGGCAAGGGTCTCGGGATCGCGCTCGTCATCTTCGTGCTCTGCATCGTGATGGAGATCGTCTCGAGCACCGTGCGCGGTGCGATGCTCGGCGAGCAGAAGCACACGCGGTCGTGGATGGACCGGATCGTGCACCCGCGCCTGCGTCGGCGGTCGCACGCGCCCGCCGAGGGCCGCCCGGCGTGGGCGGTGAGCCCGGAGGCCGCGGTGCGTCGTCCGTGGACCGCGCAGCGCATGCGCCACACCGCGGCGGGGATCGTCACGATCCTCGTCGTGGTCGGCAGCGTCGTCGTGAGCCAGATCACCTGGTCGGACCTCTTCACCTTCTGGGCGAAGCTGCCCGACGTCGCCGCCCGGTTCTGGCCGCCGTCGTTCGGCAGCTACGACACGGTCGCGATGCTGGAGGCCATGCGGGAGACCGTCGCCATCGCACTCGCCGCCACCGTCCTCACCCTCCTGCCCTCGCTGCTGCTCGGCTCGTTCGCCGCGCGCAACGTCGCTCCGCACGCGGCAGGGCGCGGCACCGCCCGTCTGCTGCTCGTCGGCATCCGCGGCATCCCCGAGCTGATCCTCGCCATCGTCCTCGTCGTCATCACGGGTCTCGGCGCGCAGGCCGGTGTCATCGCGCTCGCGATCGGCGGGATCGGACTGCTCGGCAAGCTCATCGCCGACTCCTTCGAGGAGGTCGACCGCGGGCCCGAGCGCGCGCTGAGGGCGGTGGGCGCCACACGGATGCAGACGTACACGTCGGCCACGCTGACCCAGGGCACCCGAGCGCTCATCGGGCACAGCTTCTACATGCTCGACACCAACATCCGCGCGGCCACGATCCTCGGCATCGTCGGCGGCGGCGGTGTCGGCTACTACCTGCTGAACGCCAGCCAGGGTTCGCGCTACGAGACCGTGACCGCGATCGTCCTGATGATCCTCGTGACCGTGCTCGCCGTCGAGGGTCTCGCGATGTGGATGAGGAAGGTGTTCCGATGA
- a CDS encoding GntR family transcriptional regulator: MAEPVYTQIADDLRARIVDGTLRPGDDVPTEAELAERWHTSRGPIRNALAALRAEGLIETGRGRPARVVARKANQAVDVSVPFTRWARDLGVTPGAQTQELSLRRAGDLGPALGVGPDDTIVSVVRLRLLDGRPTMLERLAYTEDVGRRLFDVDLDAVSITEHLASVGHPIVTLQHVIDAVAADDQDSALLRVPRGTPILRLTRTSRDAEGRIFEASEDRYLSEVVRFTVAASGISADGHFMRAVGG, translated from the coding sequence GTGGCCGAACCTGTGTACACCCAGATCGCCGACGACCTCCGCGCGCGGATCGTCGACGGCACGCTCCGGCCCGGGGACGATGTCCCCACGGAGGCGGAGCTCGCGGAGCGGTGGCACACGTCGCGAGGTCCGATCCGCAACGCCCTGGCGGCGCTCCGCGCCGAGGGGCTGATCGAGACCGGCCGGGGGCGCCCCGCCCGCGTGGTGGCGCGCAAGGCGAATCAGGCGGTCGACGTCTCGGTCCCGTTCACCCGCTGGGCGCGGGATCTCGGCGTCACGCCGGGCGCGCAGACGCAGGAGCTGAGTCTGCGACGCGCGGGCGATCTCGGCCCGGCACTGGGCGTCGGACCCGACGACACGATCGTGAGCGTGGTACGACTGCGGCTGCTGGACGGACGGCCGACCATGCTGGAGCGACTGGCCTACACGGAGGACGTCGGCCGTCGGCTGTTCGACGTCGACCTCGACGCGGTCTCGATCACCGAGCACCTCGCATCGGTCGGGCATCCGATCGTCACCCTGCAGCACGTGATCGATGCCGTGGCCGCCGACGATCAGGACTCGGCGCTCCTGCGCGTGCCCCGCGGGACGCCCATCCTGCGGTTGACCCGGACGTCCAGGGACGCGGAGGGGCGCATCTTCGAGGCGTCGGAGGACCGCTACCTCAGCGAGGTGGTGCGCTTCACGGTGGCGGCGTCCGGGATATCGGCGGACGGGCACTTCATGAGAGCGGTGGGCGGCTGA
- a CDS encoding response regulator: MQEIRVVIVDDDPLVRSALSHFVSRAPEITVVAQAEDGREALTTVEREKPDVVMMDVQMPEMNGIEATAAIAERWPDVRILAVTTLDGSDTVLPMLSAGASGYLLKDSSAEEIVTGVREVFAGASSLSPRIASMLIRHVRDSTPTAAAETLEPLTEREEEVLQCLAKGMSNAEIAKALIVSEGTVKAHLGRMMSKWHLRDRVQILVTAAHAGLVTFR; encoded by the coding sequence ATGCAGGAAATCCGCGTCGTGATCGTCGATGACGATCCTCTGGTCCGCTCCGCGCTGTCGCACTTCGTGTCGCGCGCGCCCGAGATCACGGTCGTGGCGCAGGCAGAGGACGGCCGGGAGGCCCTCACGACGGTCGAGCGCGAGAAGCCGGACGTCGTGATGATGGACGTCCAGATGCCGGAGATGAACGGCATCGAGGCGACCGCGGCGATCGCCGAGCGGTGGCCCGACGTGCGCATCCTCGCCGTGACCACGCTCGATGGCAGCGACACCGTGCTGCCCATGCTGAGCGCCGGCGCCTCCGGCTACCTGCTTAAGGACTCCAGTGCGGAGGAGATCGTCACGGGTGTGCGCGAGGTGTTCGCGGGAGCGAGCTCGCTGTCGCCCCGCATCGCGTCGATGCTTATCCGCCACGTGCGCGACTCCACCCCCACCGCGGCCGCGGAGACCCTCGAACCGCTCACCGAGCGCGAGGAGGAGGTGCTGCAGTGCCTCGCGAAGGGCATGTCCAATGCCGAGATCGCCAAGGCGCTCATCGTCTCGGAGGGGACCGTGAAGGCCCACCTCGGTCGCATGATGTCGAAGTGGCACCTGCGCGACCGCGTGCAGATCCTCGTCACGGCCGCCCACGCCGGACTCGTCACCTTCCGCTGA
- a CDS encoding EamA family transporter, translating into MSAVALVLVLAAAIAHASWNVIAHGISRAGSPFLWWGAVASTAVWIGAVPFTGGLGAADLGSFALGVSVSAVLHVAYMAVLQRGYREGSLSTVYATARGTGPFLSVIVAVLLLGERPSALALIGVAAVIVGVVAIGFVDRRPAGSGRRVDPGLLFGALTGVAIAVYTIWDAHAVREWELSPVAFMVGTTLLQVPFYSVAVRGRWGAVLALGRTQWRRILAFGILSPLSYILVLTAIQIAPVALVAPLREVSVVLVSLFGAFVLRESRPGWRIGASLVVLVGIVLLAL; encoded by the coding sequence GTGTCCGCTGTCGCTCTCGTCCTCGTCCTCGCCGCTGCGATCGCCCACGCGTCGTGGAACGTCATCGCGCACGGCATCAGCCGCGCCGGCTCGCCGTTCCTGTGGTGGGGTGCGGTCGCCAGCACCGCCGTCTGGATCGGCGCCGTGCCGTTCACGGGCGGACTCGGTGCGGCCGACCTCGGCTCGTTCGCGCTCGGGGTCTCCGTCTCCGCGGTCCTGCACGTCGCCTACATGGCCGTGCTGCAGCGCGGCTACCGGGAGGGCAGCCTGTCGACCGTCTACGCGACGGCGCGGGGCACCGGGCCGTTCCTCTCCGTGATCGTCGCCGTGCTCCTGCTCGGCGAACGCCCCTCGGCCCTGGCGCTCATCGGCGTCGCGGCGGTGATCGTCGGCGTGGTGGCGATCGGGTTCGTCGACCGCCGTCCGGCGGGGAGCGGGCGCCGCGTCGACCCCGGGCTGTTGTTCGGGGCCCTCACCGGCGTGGCGATCGCGGTCTACACGATCTGGGACGCCCACGCGGTGCGGGAGTGGGAGTTGTCACCGGTGGCGTTCATGGTGGGGACGACGCTGCTGCAGGTGCCGTTCTACTCCGTGGCGGTGCGCGGACGATGGGGTGCGGTCCTGGCGCTGGGGCGCACGCAATGGCGCCGCATCCTGGCCTTCGGCATCCTGTCGCCGCTGTCCTACATCCTCGTGCTGACCGCCATCCAGATCGCTCCGGTGGCGCTCGTGGCGCCGCTCCGCGAGGTCAGCGTCGTGCTCGTGAGCCTGTTCGGTGCCTTCGTCCTGCGGGAGTCCCGGCCGGGATGGCGGATCGGCGCCTCGCTGGTCGTCCTCGTCGGGATCGTGCTGCTCGCGCTCTGA
- the phnD gene encoding phosphate/phosphite/phosphonate ABC transporter substrate-binding protein produces the protein MKLRALPALAGAAILAFGLAACSGSADATDAPGDAQSAGGFAVDENTLVFGVVPDSVDTETNYQPLMDYIAEVSGKTVEYHESTDYAALIEAAVAGKVDVASFSGFTYVTATNNGAKLTPISSIVTEEGQEPGYYSQAIVPADSDISSLEDFAGKKVCFVDPSSTSGYLFPSYNLIEAGVDPKTDITPVFAGKHDVSVQKVGEGVECEAGFAEDSEVEKSDKVKVIAETMVPGAPLVYSSSLPDDVAKQLVDALGEVTIDDIIAAGIDSADSDAFRSVFYATKPVDDAYYDLIRDICAETEAEQCQG, from the coding sequence ATGAAGCTCCGCGCTCTCCCCGCCCTCGCCGGCGCTGCGATCCTCGCGTTCGGCCTCGCCGCCTGCTCCGGATCGGCCGATGCCACCGACGCCCCCGGCGACGCACAGTCCGCCGGCGGTTTCGCCGTCGACGAGAACACCCTCGTCTTCGGCGTCGTCCCCGACTCGGTGGACACCGAGACGAACTACCAGCCGCTCATGGACTACATCGCCGAGGTCAGCGGCAAGACCGTCGAATACCACGAGTCCACCGACTACGCGGCGCTCATCGAGGCCGCCGTCGCCGGCAAGGTCGACGTCGCCTCGTTCTCGGGGTTCACCTACGTCACCGCGACCAACAACGGCGCGAAGCTCACCCCGATCTCGTCCATCGTCACCGAGGAGGGCCAGGAGCCCGGCTACTACTCGCAGGCGATCGTCCCGGCGGACAGCGACATCTCCAGCCTCGAGGACTTCGCGGGCAAGAAGGTCTGCTTCGTGGACCCCTCGTCCACCTCCGGCTACCTCTTCCCGTCGTACAACCTCATCGAGGCGGGCGTGGACCCGAAGACCGACATCACCCCCGTGTTCGCGGGCAAGCACGATGTCAGCGTGCAGAAGGTCGGCGAGGGCGTCGAGTGCGAGGCCGGCTTCGCCGAGGACTCCGAGGTCGAGAAGTCCGACAAGGTGAAGGTCATCGCCGAGACGATGGTCCCGGGCGCTCCGCTCGTCTACTCCTCGTCCCTGCCGGACGACGTGGCGAAGCAGCTCGTCGACGCCCTCGGCGAGGTCACCATCGACGACATCATCGCGGCGGGCATCGACAGTGCGGACTCGGACGCGTTCCGCAGCGTGTTCTACGCCACCAAGCCGGTGGACGACGCCTACTACGACCTCATCCGCGACATCTGCGCCGAGACCGAAGCCGAGCAGTGCCAGGGCTGA
- a CDS encoding sensor histidine kinase: MAFDHSIRGSADSLRLVRGEKLSAVERIVVLVIVSITIVVDLIGVITVPGANPAVVVVSVSSTAVFALYLWNPLLATCALGVVFATSFLVGSEYQVLTAAAVAAGLVMRLGWTSLILSYAGAFLVAAALVAIGDADAGVNVAIYLVFAAVAGAVGFALRLAFARGSRLERQLEAAAEQEREAVLAERRWIAGELHDSIAHHLTVVSLHVQMLEDPDTSDGSREAIRVAARKAMTDLRFVIDLADDGPRAAGMPTGDLVAAVEEAQAEFEAAGHEVVLDGNPGDERIPRAVEIVLARIVRESATNVLKYAGPGTVEIRLAVDDDKAHLSLRSPLPTTPRRELSSSRTGLGRMAERVMGASGEFSAGEVDGHWLVSAVLPVV, from the coding sequence ATGGCCTTCGACCATTCGATTCGCGGTTCTGCGGATTCGCTCCGACTGGTTCGAGGCGAGAAGCTGAGCGCCGTCGAGCGCATCGTTGTTCTGGTGATCGTCTCCATCACCATCGTTGTGGACCTCATCGGCGTCATCACCGTCCCCGGTGCCAACCCGGCAGTCGTGGTGGTGAGCGTCTCGTCCACAGCTGTGTTCGCCCTCTATCTCTGGAATCCCCTCCTTGCGACATGCGCCCTCGGCGTGGTGTTCGCGACATCCTTTCTCGTAGGCAGCGAGTACCAGGTCTTGACGGCCGCCGCAGTCGCGGCAGGTCTCGTCATGAGGCTCGGATGGACCTCGCTGATCCTCTCCTACGCCGGCGCATTTCTCGTCGCAGCAGCTCTCGTCGCCATCGGTGACGCGGACGCAGGCGTGAATGTCGCCATCTATCTCGTCTTCGCCGCGGTGGCGGGCGCCGTAGGGTTCGCCCTCAGACTGGCGTTCGCCCGCGGCAGCAGACTCGAGCGTCAGCTGGAGGCTGCGGCTGAGCAGGAACGGGAAGCCGTTCTCGCCGAGCGACGATGGATCGCCGGCGAGCTGCACGACAGCATCGCGCACCACCTCACGGTGGTCTCGCTGCACGTGCAGATGCTCGAAGACCCCGACACCAGCGATGGCTCCCGGGAGGCGATCCGTGTCGCCGCCCGCAAAGCCATGACCGACCTCCGTTTCGTGATCGACCTCGCCGACGACGGCCCCCGTGCAGCGGGCATGCCGACGGGCGACCTCGTCGCCGCGGTCGAGGAGGCGCAGGCCGAGTTCGAAGCGGCAGGGCACGAGGTCGTCCTCGACGGAAACCCCGGCGACGAACGGATCCCTCGTGCCGTCGAGATCGTGCTCGCGCGCATCGTGCGCGAGTCGGCCACGAATGTTCTGAAGTACGCAGGCCCCGGCACCGTCGAGATCCGTCTCGCCGTTGACGACGACAAAGCCCATCTGTCGCTGCGCAGCCCGCTGCCCACGACGCCGCGTCGTGAGCTCTCCTCCAGCCGGACCGGGCTCGGGCGCATGGCCGAACGCGTGATGGGTGCCAGCGGCGAGTTCAGCGCCGGTGAAGTGGACGGGCACTGGCTCGTGTCCGCCGTGTTGCCGGTGGTGTGA
- a CDS encoding alcohol dehydrogenase catalytic domain-containing protein: MGTVLIRPPGHRRDVALRPAATAMVWIGEGHPHETIAVPGVALGDRDVLVAVEMSTICGSDVHTVQGRRSAPAPLVLGHESVGRVIALGDDGATAVDGTPLRIGDRVVWSVTVSCGTCDRCRRGLTQKCRDLGKYGHDRVGAHGDLTGAFASHVQLRAGTAIVRVPEALPAAVLAPAGCATATAWAAVARAARDIDLDGAAVRIHGAGLVGISAAAIAAEHGAVVEVRDPDDDRRAVASRFGATALDRDPDVVIEASGHAVGEALAGVAVGGTVVLVGSVFPAAPVPLDAEDLVRRLVTVTGVHNYGADDLAAAVSFLAGRGRAYPFAEAVGAVRPLLDIDAALTEAAAPGAPLRVGLVPGR, translated from the coding sequence ATGGGAACGGTGCTGATCCGCCCACCCGGTCACCGGAGGGACGTCGCGCTGCGCCCCGCTGCCACCGCGATGGTCTGGATCGGCGAAGGCCACCCGCACGAGACCATCGCCGTCCCCGGGGTCGCGCTCGGTGACCGGGACGTGCTCGTCGCCGTGGAGATGTCGACGATCTGCGGATCGGACGTGCACACCGTGCAGGGGCGCCGGTCCGCGCCCGCGCCTCTCGTCCTCGGGCATGAGAGCGTCGGTCGGGTCATCGCGCTGGGCGACGACGGTGCGACGGCGGTGGACGGCACCCCGCTGCGCATCGGCGACCGCGTGGTGTGGTCGGTCACGGTGTCGTGCGGCACCTGCGACCGCTGTCGGCGGGGCCTCACGCAGAAGTGCCGGGATCTCGGCAAGTACGGCCACGACCGCGTCGGCGCCCACGGCGACCTGACCGGGGCGTTCGCCAGTCACGTGCAGCTGCGGGCAGGTACCGCGATCGTGCGCGTGCCGGAGGCGCTGCCGGCCGCGGTGCTGGCTCCCGCAGGCTGTGCGACGGCGACCGCATGGGCCGCCGTGGCGAGGGCCGCCCGCGACATCGATCTGGACGGCGCCGCGGTGCGCATCCACGGCGCGGGATTGGTGGGGATCAGCGCCGCGGCGATCGCGGCCGAGCACGGCGCCGTCGTCGAGGTCCGGGACCCGGACGACGACCGCCGAGCCGTCGCCTCCCGTTTCGGAGCCACCGCGCTCGACCGTGACCCGGACGTGGTCATCGAGGCATCCGGGCATGCGGTGGGGGAGGCCCTCGCCGGCGTCGCCGTCGGCGGCACGGTCGTCCTCGTCGGGAGCGTGTTCCCGGCGGCGCCCGTCCCGCTGGACGCGGAGGATCTCGTCCGCCGGCTGGTCACGGTGACCGGCGTCCACAACTACGGCGCCGACGACCTCGCGGCAGCGGTGTCGTTCCTCGCGGGTCGCGGGCGCGCGTATCCGTTCGCCGAGGCCGTAGGCGCCGTGCGACCGCTGCTCGACATCGACGCCGCTCTCACGGAGGCTGCGGCGCCGGGAGCCCCGCTGCGGGTGGGGCTGGTGCCAGGCCGCTGA
- a CDS encoding HAD family hydrolase encodes MTTPIELVVLDMAGTTVVDDGVVEQAFQRAAERTGVAARLPWEDALEHVRETMGQSKFDVFLHLAGGDASAARQATAAFETAYAEIVAEDGVAEIPGAADAIQGLKDAGLTVVLTTGFAPVTRQALIDGLGWGGLVDLALSPVDAGRGRPAPDLVLTALLRTGASAVQAVAVAGDTVSDVESGRRAGAGFVAGVLTGAHDRAALSGAGADAVLSDVTALRAALAQRELLPAVASV; translated from the coding sequence ATGACCACTCCGATCGAACTCGTCGTCCTCGACATGGCCGGCACCACCGTCGTGGACGACGGCGTGGTGGAGCAGGCGTTCCAGCGCGCCGCCGAGCGCACCGGCGTCGCCGCGCGGCTGCCCTGGGAGGATGCCCTCGAGCACGTCAGGGAGACGATGGGGCAGTCCAAGTTCGACGTCTTCCTCCATCTCGCGGGCGGCGATGCGAGCGCGGCGCGGCAGGCCACCGCGGCGTTCGAGACCGCGTACGCCGAGATCGTCGCCGAGGACGGCGTCGCGGAGATCCCCGGAGCGGCGGACGCGATCCAGGGGTTGAAGGACGCGGGGCTCACCGTCGTCCTCACCACCGGGTTCGCTCCGGTCACGCGACAGGCGCTCATCGATGGCCTCGGATGGGGAGGACTCGTGGACCTCGCCCTGTCTCCGGTCGATGCCGGCCGCGGACGCCCCGCGCCCGATCTCGTCCTCACCGCCCTTCTGCGCACGGGAGCGTCCGCGGTGCAGGCGGTGGCCGTCGCCGGCGACACCGTGAGCGACGTCGAGTCCGGCCGTCGTGCGGGGGCCGGCTTCGTCGCGGGGGTCCTCACCGGGGCGCACGATCGCGCGGCGCTGAGCGGAGCGGGGGCTGACGCCGTGCTGTCCGACGTCACGGCGCTGCGAGCAGCGCTGGCGCAGCGCGAGCTCCTTCCTGCCGTCGCCTCCGTCTGA
- the phnC gene encoding phosphonate ABC transporter ATP-binding protein — protein MTAASDTLIRLAGVTKTFGSTTALKDVTLEVARGEIVVLLGLSGSGKSTLLRHLDGLELPSSGSVEVLGASVPAMKGRALRQLRSSVGFIFQQFELVPSLTVLENVLTGSLSRMRGPRLGLWSYPRAAKLTALEHLDRVGLLDRAYQRSDTLSGGQQQRVAIARALMQKPAILLADEPVASLDPESSEQVMALVREIAADEGLTVVCSLHQVDLAISWADRIVGLRHGEVVLDTPTAGLTKAEVMEIYGRVATTTAEMRAVQVELVDAVTTVAAS, from the coding sequence ATGACCGCGGCATCCGACACCCTCATCCGCCTCGCCGGCGTCACGAAGACCTTCGGCAGCACCACCGCCCTCAAGGACGTCACGCTCGAGGTGGCGCGGGGAGAGATCGTCGTGCTGCTCGGGCTCTCCGGCTCCGGCAAGTCCACGCTGCTGCGGCATCTCGACGGCCTGGAGCTGCCCAGCTCCGGGTCCGTCGAGGTGCTCGGCGCGTCCGTGCCCGCGATGAAGGGCCGGGCGCTGCGACAGCTTCGCAGCAGCGTGGGCTTCATCTTCCAGCAGTTCGAGCTCGTGCCTTCGCTGACCGTCCTGGAGAACGTGCTGACCGGGTCGCTCTCCCGGATGCGCGGCCCGCGGCTCGGGCTGTGGAGCTACCCCCGCGCCGCCAAGCTGACCGCCCTCGAGCACCTCGACCGCGTCGGCCTCCTCGACCGTGCCTACCAGCGCAGTGACACGCTGTCCGGCGGGCAGCAGCAGCGGGTGGCCATCGCCAGGGCGCTCATGCAGAAGCCGGCGATCCTCCTGGCCGACGAGCCCGTCGCCTCTCTCGACCCGGAGTCGAGCGAGCAGGTGATGGCCCTCGTCCGCGAGATCGCCGCCGACGAAGGCCTCACCGTCGTGTGCAGCCTGCACCAGGTCGACCTCGCGATCAGCTGGGCCGACCGGATCGTCGGGCTCCGGCACGGCGAAGTCGTCCTGGACACCCCGACGGCCGGACTCACCAAGGCCGAGGTGATGGAGATCTACGGCCGCGTCGCGACGACCACGGCCGAGATGCGCGCCGTGCAGGTGGAACTCGTCGACGCCGTGACCACGGTGGCGGCGTCATGA
- a CDS encoding TIGR03364 family FAD-dependent oxidoreductase gives MTGAKQNPDVVVVGSGIVGLGAAFAAVRRGLRVVVVERGAAPTGATIRNFGHLCIGAQGGEAQRYADASRELWLQLARDAGFWLRESGTLVAARHEDELAVLSAAAQDGGIRMLEADELLRRAPLRRDGLVGGALIEADLQTNPRTAATTIVRYLTARRVEFRFRTAVTALGAGRVETTRGAIDTGAVVVAVNHDIDQLLPEVAERHGVVRCALDMMRAAVSFPRPLTAPLLTGWSLIRYGRFAEGPEARVLRERLHAERPDLAALDLNQMYTQLPDGTLILGDSHVTDAAPSPFQPEAAFTAFLSEAEALFEGAAPRVIERWQGVYAKAPGEFLVDRGDDGALVLAATTGIGMTCGLGFADLNLTAALGGTPALEGTP, from the coding sequence ATGACCGGGGCGAAGCAGAATCCGGACGTCGTCGTGGTGGGGTCCGGCATCGTCGGCCTCGGCGCCGCCTTCGCCGCCGTGCGCCGCGGGCTCCGGGTCGTCGTCGTCGAGCGCGGCGCCGCCCCGACCGGCGCCACGATCCGCAACTTCGGCCACCTCTGCATCGGCGCGCAGGGCGGAGAGGCGCAGCGGTACGCGGATGCGTCCCGTGAACTCTGGCTGCAGCTCGCCAGGGACGCGGGGTTCTGGCTCCGCGAGTCGGGCACGCTCGTGGCCGCCCGCCACGAGGACGAGCTCGCCGTGCTCTCCGCGGCGGCACAGGACGGGGGCATCCGGATGCTGGAGGCTGACGAGCTCCTGCGTCGTGCCCCGCTGCGCCGCGACGGGCTCGTCGGCGGTGCCCTCATCGAGGCCGACCTGCAGACGAACCCGCGCACCGCGGCGACCACGATCGTGCGCTACCTGACCGCACGGCGCGTCGAGTTCCGCTTCCGCACCGCGGTCACGGCCCTCGGCGCCGGCCGGGTGGAGACCACGCGCGGGGCGATCGACACCGGGGCGGTGGTCGTAGCCGTCAACCACGACATCGACCAGCTCCTGCCCGAGGTCGCGGAGCGTCACGGGGTGGTGCGCTGTGCGCTGGACATGATGCGGGCGGCCGTCTCCTTCCCTCGTCCGCTGACCGCGCCCCTGCTGACCGGCTGGTCCCTCATCCGATACGGGAGGTTCGCCGAAGGGCCAGAGGCCCGGGTCCTCCGTGAGCGCCTGCATGCCGAGCGCCCCGATCTCGCGGCCCTCGATCTCAATCAGATGTACACGCAGCTGCCCGACGGCACGCTCATCCTCGGCGACTCGCACGTCACCGATGCCGCCCCCTCTCCGTTCCAGCCGGAGGCCGCCTTCACCGCGTTCCTGAGCGAGGCCGAGGCCCTGTTCGAGGGGGCGGCGCCGCGGGTGATCGAGCGGTGGCAGGGCGTGTACGCGAAAGCCCCCGGCGAGTTCCTCGTCGACCGCGGAGACGACGGCGCCCTCGTGCTCGCTGCGACCACCGGCATCGGCATGACCTGCGGCCTCGGGTTCGCCGACCTCAACCTCACCGCCGCCCTCGGCGGCACCCCTGCTCTGGAAGGAACACCATGA